The genomic stretch TGACCGATAACTTCCGGAGAAAGGATTCTTGAAGTAGAAGCCAATGGATCTACCGCTGGGTAAATACCTAATGAAGCAATCTTTCTGTCAAGTACCGTAGTTGCATCCAAGTGAGCAAACGTAGTTGCAGGAGCCGGGTCAGTTAAGTCATCCGCAGGTACATATACCGCCTGTACTGAAGTAATTGAACCATTTTTAGTGGAAGTAATTCTTTCCTGCATCGCACCCATTTCAGAAGCTAGCGTTGGTTGGTAACCTACCGCTGATGGCATACGACCAAGAAGTGCAGATACCTCAGAACCAGCCTGTGTAAAACGGAAGATGTTGTCTACGAAGAAAAGTACGTCTCTACCTTGTCCGCTTTCACCACCATCTCTATAATACTCAGCTAAAGTAAGACCAGAAAGGGCTACTCTTGCTCTTGCACCTGGCGGCTCGTTCATCTGTCCGAATACGAATGCAGCTTTAGAATCTTTCATAGCCTCTAGGTCTACTTTAGAAAGATCCCATCCACCTTCTTCCATAGAGTGCATGAAAGCATCTCCATATTTAATAATGCCTGATTCAAGCATCTCTCTCAAAAGGTCATTTCCTTCTCTCGTTCTTTCACCTACTCCGGCAAATACTGAAAGACCTCCGTGTCCTTTTGCAATATTGTTAATCAACTCCTGGATCAATACTGTTTTACCTACACCAGCACCACCGAACAATCCAATTTTACCTCCTTTTGCGTAAGGCTCAACTAGGTCGATTACTTTAATACCTGTAAATAAAACTTCTGCTGAAGTTGATAATTGATCAAATTTTGGAGCTGGTCTGTGAATTGGAAGACCACCTTCCTTAGAAATATCTTGAAGTCCGTCGATAGCATCACCAACAACGTTGAATAGTCTTCCGTTTACAGCCTCACCGATTGGCATAGTAATAGGATTTCCGTATCCGATTACATCTTGACCTCTCTTAAGACCATCAGTAGCGTCCATTGCAATACATCTTACTGTATCTTCGCCAATATGTTGTTCTACCTCTAAAACTACTTTTTCACCGTTTTCTTTTGTAATTTCTAACGCGTCATAGATTGCTGGAACTGCTTCCACATCATTAAAGACAACGTCGATTACCGGACCAATAATTTGAGAAATTTTACCTTTAATTTGGTTTGCCATTGCTAAATTTTTTCTTGGTGCAAATATAGTGATTCTTCGTAAACACGCAATTGGTAAAAAAAAGATTTTTATCATGCTTTTTAATAAAAGAACCAAAGAAGAAAAACTCCTTTGGCTCTAACCTGTCAATATTCTTTATTGTTAATCAATTGCTTATTTCAGATATGTGAAAAATATACTTATTTTTTTATAATCTTAATCACTTTTTGTGATCCATCTTTCATTTCCAGTTTCAACATATATATTCCGGAACCTATTTCCTTTACAAATAATTCTGAGGATGGTTTATCAAAAGTTTTTATCAATTTCCCGGAAATATCAATGATGGATGCAGATTGTACATTTTCAACCTTGTTGATACTGATTACATCTGCAAAAGGATTTGGATATACTTTTACCGAATTATTTCTACTCATCACTTCTGATGTACTCAGCTGTGAATTGGTCACGCTAATATCATCTACTTGCAGATAAAACTGATCAGCATCGGAATAACAGTTAAATCCCATATAATATACTCCTGTAGCACCAGGTATAAAAGTTACAGTTTCTGTATGAGCATCTTCATCCGCAATATCCGGATGATCTGCTAATTGATTGGTCATTGAAGAGCTATTAGCACTCATTCCATAAGATACTTTCAGCTTTTCATCGAATCCACTTCCTGAATAGGTGTATGTAAGCTTGTATTCTACTCCACTTACGAGATTGAGGCCTGGAGTAAAAAACCAGGCATTAGCATCGTTTGTGGAGTGATATTTATAGGTCAATGCATTACTGTCAATACCGGTAAATGCCCCCTGTCTGGTAGTCCAGTCATTACCGGATCCCGCATTTTCAATGCTGGAACAAGCAGGCAGTGCCGGAGTTGTTACATTTTCAAAATCTTCAGTATATGGTAAATTTAAAGGATTACATTGTGCACTTATTTGAATTCCAAAAACAATTGCACCCATGAGTAATTTATTTTTCATAACATTTTCTTTCCAAATTACAAAAATCAGCAATATAATCCAACTTTTAACAAGAATAAATCCTCAAAAAGCAATAATTCATTTGAACGGAAATAATATTTCAAATAATTAAATTATATTATTATGAATAATTTTAAAGGTTTTATATTTGCAAATCAAATTTTTCCGTTTTGAAAATTTTCAAGAATTTTAAAGATTATTCCTCTCAAAAGCCTTTAGCACTGTCTTTAGGAATGTTTGACGGGGTACATCTTGGACATAAAAGTATTATCGATGAGCTTATTAAGGTAGGAACAGAGAACAATCTGGAAACTGCGATTCTTACTTTTTGGCCACATCCGAGGTTTGTTTTTAATCCTAATGAAGATCTAAAACTTCTGAATACGATAGAGGAAAAGCAACAACGCATTGAAAAATACAGCATTGACAATCTATTTCTGAAGGAATTTGATGAAGAATTCAGAAATCTTACCGGAGAAGAATTTGTACGTCAGATTCTGATTGATCAACTTAATGTAAAATATCTCATTATAGGGTACGATCATTCTTTTGGAAAAAATAAAAGTGGAAATTTCGAGCTTCTTCAAAAGCTGTCTAAAGAACTTGATTTTGAAGTTGAACAGATGGAAGCCATTAATATTCACGAGAATAATATCAGTTCAACCAAAGTTCGTAATGCTCTTTTAACAGGAAATATTAAAGAGGCTAATGAAATGCTGGGTTACTCTTACCCTGTTTCCGGAACGGTGGTTCATGGAAAGAAGATTGGGAGGACTATTGGATATCCAACCGCCAATATTGATACAGAATCCATTAAACTTTTACCTAAAAAAGGTGCTTACATTGTTGAAGTGGAAATAAAAGGACAACAATATAAAGGAATGCTGAGTATTGGGACAAACCCCACGGTAAATGGAGAAAAGCTAACCGTTGAAGTGTATATCCTTGATTTTAATAAGGATATTTATGATGAAAAGATCACTGTGAGATTTAGAGACTTTCTTCATGATGAAATCAAGTTTGAGGGATTAGAAAAGCTTATTGAACGACTTGATGAAGATAAGCGATTAACAGAAGAATTCAATTTCTAAGATATAAAAAGGCTATTCAATGATGAATAGCCTTTTTAAGTTTCTATTTCAAAAGATAGATTCCTGTCATTCTGAACTTGTCGAAGAATCTGTTTTCTATTTTTTTATTTTAAAACCTTTACGTAGATTTTTTGTGTATCACTATTTAATTTTACAGTAGGAAATGCTTTATCATGATCAATAAAGATATCTCCTTTTTCATTGGCTTTTCCGTTGCCATCAGAATCCCATTCGGTAGCAATATAGTATTTCACCCCATTTGTAGGTTTTGGATTGATCTTGCTTTCCGCATCCTGTGGTACAGGTAATTCAATCGTAAAAGGAATTGTTTTCACTTCAAATTCATTCTCCGTAATTAACGTTGCAGGAGCATCTTGCAAACCTTCACTCACTCCATACAAGCTCACTTTAAGTTTAGAATTTTTAATGTTAAATGTATCGGTCCCTGTAAGTTCAATCTTAAGATTTTCTGACTTTACATTCTCAGTAGCTCCAGGAGTAACAGGTTGATCTTTTTTCTCGGTTTTATTACAGCTTGACAACGCTAATGTACCTGCCGCTATTACTAATAAAAGGTGATTTTTCATATATGTTTATTTTAATAAGTTTAATATTTCACAGATATTTGACAACAAAATTCGTACCTGAAATAATCAAACTCAAATGATGAGCTGGAAGTTTCTAAGAATTATTAATCGTATTCTGTACTTTTTTGGTGAGAGATTTAAATACCAGATCATAAGAATGATCGATTAATTTCAAAATCAAATCCCTTTTTAGCCCATCCACAGATACTGAGTTCCAATGGATTTTATTCATGTGATAAGCTCCCGTAATCTGTGGATATTGCTCCCGAAGTTCTGCACTCCATTCCGGATCAGTCTTTACATTAACGGACAAAGGCTGCTTTTCAAGCCCCATCAGCAGAAACATTTTGGTATCTACTTTTAATACAAGGGTTTCATTGTCAAAAGGAAAACTTTCTGTAACTGCTTTTTTGGCAAGACAATAGTCTAATATTTCGTTAGCATCCATAGTTTATGAGTAATATGATGAGTGATAGGTATAAAATAAGATGTTTAAAATATTCTTTTATCTTTTATCTTTTATCTTTTATCTTTTATCTTTTATCCAAATTTAGTAAATTTAAGAAAGAAATACCATCGCATCAAACCCATTGTTATGAAAGCATTAGTAATAGGTGCCACAGGCGCTACAGGAAAAGACTTGGTTAATCAACTACTTAATGACAAGGCTTTCGAGGAAGTTGATATTTTTGTAAGAAAACCTGTTGATATTGAGAACGAGAAGCTTAAAGTTCATGTTGTGAATTTTGAAAAGCCTGAAGAATGGAAAGCAATGGTGAAGGGAGATGTGGCATTTTCGTGCCTGGGAACTACTTTGAAGGATGCCGGAAGCAAGGAGGCGCAGAAAAAAGTAGACTTTAATTATCAATATGAATTTGCAAAAGCCGCCAGAGAGAACGAGGTGGAAGATTATATTCTGGTTTCCGCTTATGGTGCCGATCCGAAATCAAGGATTTTTTATTCTAAAATGAAAGGTGAACTGGAAGAAGCTGTGAAGCAATTACATTTCAATAAAATCACCATTTTTAAACCTGGAATGCTGGAAAGAAAAAATTCTGAAAGAACAGGTGAAGTCCTGGGCAGCCGGATTATAAAATTTGCCAATAAACTTGGATTATTGGAAAGCCAAAAACCTTTACCTACGGACATTCTGGCTAAAGCTATGATTAATTCTTCAAAAATTAAAAGCAATGGCTACTCCAGCATCAAGCTTGGGAATATTTTTTGTTTTGCAGAAAAGATCAATGAGTAGTGTGAGATGGTGGGAGTAAAAATATAAGATTTATTTTGTAGTCTTACTCCCCATACTTTGTCCCAGCTTTTCATATTCGATATCATTAGGTTCCCAAAGCTCTATTTTATTACCTTCCAGATCCATTATATGAACAAACTTTCCGTAGTCATAGGTTTCCATCTTATCCAGAATGGTTACGTTTTCTTTTTTTAGCTGTTCCACCAATTTTTCAAGGTCATGAACCCGATAGTTAATCATGAAATCTTTTTCTGATGGCTGGAAATACTTAGTTTTTTCACTAAAAGGACTCCATTGACTGAAACCTTTCTTTGAATTATCTCGTCCCTGATACCATTCAAAAACGGATCCATATTCATTGACTTCAAACCCTAAATGTTCTTTATACCATTCTCTCATTTTTTGGGGATCTTTAGATTTAAAAAAGATTCCGCCTATCCCTGTTACCCTTTTCAGATTATCAGGTTCTTTTTCTGTAACCGCTTTAAAAGCAAATCCAGATAAAAAGGCAGCCAAAATGCAACCTGCAAAAAATATTTTTTTCATGAACTATTTTTTTTTATTTTAAAATAAAAAAGTGGATGTAAACATCCACTTTATAAAAATACTTTTTTATTTCTTATTTCAAATATTTTGTAATTGACTCGCTTGTAGGCTTTGTAGTACTCACAAAACTATCAATCAGTTTTCCGTTTTCATCAACCAGGAATTTAGTGAAGTTCCAAAGGATGGTAGTATTTTTTACTCCGTTCAGATCCTGTTCTGTTAAATATTTAAAAATAGGTGCAGTATCATCTCCTTTTACAGAAACTTTCGCTGCCATTGGAAATGTAACGCCATAGTTTTTCTGGCAGAATGTTCCGATTTCAGCATTGGTTCCAGGTTCCTGTCCTCCAAAGTTGTTAGCTGGGAAACCTACAATCACCAGTTTATCCTTATATTCTTCATACAGTTTTTCAAGATCTGCATACTGAGGAGTAAATCCACATTCAGAAGCGGTATTCACGATCAGGATTTTCTTTCCTTTGAAATCTGCAAAGTTGATTTCCTTACCATCAAGGCTTTCTACTTTAAAGTCATATATTGTTTTTCCCATAAGTTCTTTGGTTTTTGCTTGAGAAATTTCACTTTTTTGATTGGTGCAGCTTTGCAGAAATGCTATAAAAGAAAGCAGCATTAAAAAAATATTTTTCATTTTTTATAAATTTAGGCAACCGAAGCTGCAGGTGAATTAAAACTTAAAAATATTTGCAGGAAAAACCTTATTGATATCTATTCTATTAAGCATCATCACATAGTCTCCATCTTTTTTAGGGCTTGAAGATTCTATTCTGAAAGGCATCGTAAGGTTTCCTACTTTTTTATAATCAGAATATACTACTGTTTCTTCTTTTTTAATTTCCTTCAAAAGCATATAAGTTGTGGTATCAAAATAATACATATTCTTATTTACATTCTTGGTCAATTCTACTTTATGGCAATAGATTTCACCTACTTTTTCCTTTCCAAGATACTTGGCATCAAAACCTTTATTTTCCCAGTCAATAAAATCATTATCAAAACTTTCCGGCACATATTCCGGATATACCTGAAGTTTATTGGCGGCATAATTCATTGCATACCCTTTGTTTCCGTCAAAGCCTTCAATTGCGGTTTCTTTCCCTCCAATAACAATAATCGTTTTGGTAAGATTAGGACGTTGCTGATAAATTTTTATAGGATACTCATCTTTAATGCCTAACACTACTTTACCTTGCAGTAATACTGAGTTTAAAAGCTTCCAATTGGTTAAACCGCCTGATAATTCAATATTTTTATCAATAATTTCCTTTGCAGTTTGGCCATAATACAATGAACTTGTAACAGTGAAAAGGACTAAGTATATTATTTTTTTCATTTAATTTTATTAAAATAGTTATTCAAAGAAGGGGTAAAAATCAGGTTTACACTGTACTTTTTACTTTGCGGAACCAGATTTCCATTTACGTATTTAAAAATCTGTCCCGGATCTTCTTTACAACCTAACGCTTTTGTAAGATATAATATTTTATTTTCAAATTTATTGGCAACACGATCTTTTCTCTCTTATTCTCCTGAAGGTATCTTCAGATAAGATGGGTACACCGCATTATTTTTAATTTTCAGCACCAGAAATGTGTGTCGATCAAAGGCTCCGTTAGAGGTTGCTATACAGCTATAATGAATTTGGGCATAGAATTTTTTATGATCCAGATTCTGAGCTTTCAAAGCTGAAACCGTACAATAGTGCTATTAAAAATAAGATACTTACCAAAATAACTTATTTATCTAATTCAAATATAAGAGGAATTGGGATAAAAAGCAAAAAGGCAGAGAAAGTAAAAATGAAATTATTCTGTTCTCAAATGATTTCATTTTTAAATTTTCAAATTAAATTAGTTTCCTTGCTTTTTCCAGATCCTCTGGGGTATCAATGCCTACTCCAATGAAATTGGTCTCTATCATTTTGATTTTCATCCCGTATTCCAAATAGCGGATACATTCGATCTTCTCAGATATTTCCAAAGGTTTCATTTCCAGTTTTGAAAACTGTAATAAAGCTTCTTTTCTGAATGCATATACTCCAATATGTTTAAAGTAGTGCACATCATAAGAAACTTCTCTGTGGTAAGGAATTGCAGAGCGGCTGAAATACAGGGCAAACCCATTGTTATCTGTAATTACTTTTACATTATTAGGATTTTCTATTTCTTCTTTTTCAGACAACTTTATTTTTAGAGAAGCCAGAGAAATTTGCTGTTGCTGATCTTGTTTAAAGACTTCTATTAACTGCTTCAAAGGTTCCAGTTTCAGAAATGGCTCATCTCCCTGAACATTAATTACGATATCACAATCTATGTTCTGTACGGCTTCGGCAATACGGTCGCTCCCTGTTTCATGTGGTCCTGTCATTACAGCTTTTCCTCCATTCTTAGTAATCTCATCCAAGATAATTTCAGAATCCGTTGCTACAAATACTTCATCAAACAGCCCAGTTTCCACTACATTCTGATAGGTTGTAGTAATAACAGTTTTCTCTCCCAGTAGTTGCATCAGTTTTCCCGGAAAACGGCTAGCTTCATAGCGCGCAGGGATCACAGCAATTATTTTCATTCAGTAAAATATTAATTAAGTCTTTTTTTAAGCCATCATGTCTAAAAAACAAAAGATATAGCTTATTCAGACCAAAAATAGTGAAAACTATTTTAGTTTGTTCTATAAAATGTGGTATTATACCCATTTCCTTCATTAAATAGATGATTTCATCTTCTTCAAAAAAACAAAATTCCCACATCTTCAAATGAAAATGTGAGAATTGGGTATAGATTTTTATTTAAATGAGTCAGTATATTAAAAAGATAGTTTTACTCCTACCATATTGTATTCCCATTGGCGGGATGCCATAAGGTCAAACTTATATTTTGTTTTTCCTATTGTACCTTCTGAGGATGTATACCTGCTTTTTGAGATTGTTTTTCCTATGAAATACCCCATTAATAAAGCTAATGGGTAATCTGAGGCCCAATGCACTTTACTTTGCATCATCTGAAAACATAAAGCTCCTGCCAGTGTATATCCTACAGGCTTTATCCAGCGTGCATCCGGATAGTTGTCTGCAATAACGGTAATCCCTGCCATAAATGTTGTTAAGTGACCGGAGGGCATAGCATCATAATTTGAAGTATTTTTTGCAAATGCTGAAAAACTTGGAAATGGGTTCCATGCGCCGCCTTTATTTCCGTTTTCTTCTGCAATAAAAGGGCTCTCTCTTCCGGTGATTCTTTTGATTGTTTGGGTGAAAACCCCGGAAAGAATTAAACTTTCCATTAATCCACTGGCCGTAGCCTGTGCTCTGTAGTCGTTTTTAATTAAACCATAGGTTCCAAAACCGATTCCCAATAGTACAAGCGTAGAACCATTTCCTATAAGATACAGTGTTGATCCGATATCTTTAGGGATTTTAAAAACACCCCCCACTTTTGTATAGTTGTTATCTTTATCCATTCCCCATCTTTCTCCCAGCTCTCTTGAATTGTCAATTAATTTCTGGTCAAAAGGTAAAAGAATCAATGTTGATGCTACAGCACCCCCCAGATAATAAGCGTGATCTTTGGCTACAAAATCTTTATTCGTATCAATAAAATTTCGCGGAAGCTTGGTTACAAAATCCAGAAGCTTAGGTTTTGGATATGTTCTGACAGAACCATCTTTTAGGGTGTAAGTTTGTACTTTAGGTAAATCCGATACCGGCGACATTTCCTTTACCTGCAATGTATCCACTTCCTGCGAACATACCAGTATAGACATTGGCAGCAGCAAAAATCTCAATTTTTTCATCGTTGTTGTTTTCAACCCTGTTTATTCTTAGCTTATAAAAGCCCCAAAGATAATTCCTTGTTCACTTTCCTACAAAGTGTTTACTTAATTTTTAATATTTATTTAATTTTTTTTATAAAATGGCAACTTGTCTTAGTTTATATAATTGATCAGGAAAATGATTCCATAGATCCAGGAAATATAGACACCGAGTATAAAAAGCCGAATCCAATGCTTTTTACAAAATCGCCTTTGCATTTTCGGGAGTTTTTAAATACTAATCTTAACGCTCTGAAAAAAATCCAGTACAGCATTGCTCCTAAAAGAAAAACTGCTGACCAAAAGAAAAGTCCAAGAAAAGATAAAAGGAATACAAGTAAAATGGAAAGTATAATCCATAAGAGAATTGAAACAATGATACCTCCTATTCCATCTCCTACTGCAGGCGGGTCAAAATCAAAACCATCCATTGTAGGTGTTTTATCAACATACTTTTTGATTCTTTCCCTATTTAAAATATTTCCTACATTATCTTTTAACTTCAGACCATAATACAATCCTAAAGTGATGAACAGGAAAAATACAACTCCCAAAATTGAGGTTGATATCATAGAGTTTTGAAATAATGAACGGTGATCACCCTTTCCGGAAAGCCAAACACTGATGATCACTAATGGAATGATAACCAATGTGAAATAAAATAGATATTTTGTTTCAATGAGAGGTTTTTTTTGAGGTTTCATGGGTTAATTACTATAATGTAGCAATATAGCAATGTACCAGTGTAACAATTTACCAATCTTTTTATTGGTGACTATTGTTACACTGGTACATTTATAAATTAATTAATCTAATTACTTCAGATTATTCAAAGCTGTTTCTAATTTTGGAAGCATTACTTTTATTTCATCAACAGCTAATCCTCCAACGGAAGCACGGAACCAAGGCTCTGATTTATCTTCCCCGAATGCCGAGAATGGTACTAAAGCAACCCCCGCTTCATTGATCAGGTAAAATACAAGATCTGAAGAGTTTTCAATAACAGCTCCATCAGGTTTTGTTTTGCCGATATAATTTAATTTGATAGTAAGGTAAAGCGCCCCCATAGGTTCAATACTGTCAACACTTAAACCTTTCCCTTTCAAGTCCTGAACGCCACCGTGAAGAACTTTTAAGCTTTCTTCTAATTTAGCTTTAAAATCTTCTACAAATACGTTTACATTTTCTGGATTTTCATAGAATTTCGCAGTAGCTTCCTGCTCTGGTTTTGGTGCCCACGCTCCTACGTGAGTAAGAAGTGCTTTCATTTTATCAATGATATGCGCTGGTCCGAATCCCCATCCTACACGTACTCCTGTAGCAGCAAGACATTTTGAAATACCATCAATGTACACTGTATATTCTTTCATTTCTGGGAAAAGAGAAACCGGATCTACGTGTTCAGCTCCAAAAGTAAGATTAGAATAGATTTGGTCATACATCAGGTATAACGGTTTTTCGTCTGCTCCTCTTTTTTTGTTTTCAGCAATTACCAATTCACAGATTTCTGAAAGCTGCTCTCTTGTGAACATTGTTCCTGTTGGGTTCAACGGAGAACAAAGCGCTAATAGAACCGCACCGTCCAAATGAGGTTTTAAATCATCTGCTGTTGGCAGGAAATTGGTTTCAGGCTTTGTTTTTACTTCTACGGCATTGGCTGAAGTAAGGTAAGCATAGTGATTGTTGTTCCAAGATGGTGTAGGATATACTACTTTATCTCCTTCGTCTACAATCGTTTTGTATACGGCATAAATCAAAGGTCTTGATCCCGCTGTAATTAAAATATCATTTGGAGAGTACTCCAGGTTCCATCTGTTTTTTAAGTCTTTGGAAACTTCTTTTCTTAAAGATAAAAGTCCGTTGGCAGGTGGATAATTTGTCAGGTTATTCTGATAGGCTTTCTGAATTTCTTCCTTCAGCAATGCTGGAATAGGATAGATATTGGAATTCAGGTCACCAATAGTAAGATTGGCAATTTCTGCACCTTTTGCTTTTAGATCATTTACTTCGTTACCAATTTTTACAATTTCAGAACCGATCAGGTTCGCTGCTAATTTTGAAACTTTCACTTTATTCTTATTTAAAATTTACTAATATTATCTTCTCAGATTAATTTTGTTTTCTATTTGATCCACTGGTGTGTGGGCATCATAAGCGGCTATTAGTTCTTTAGTTTTTTTTGCGGTAGCAGAGTTTGGATATTTTTTGATGAGCATATTGTATGCTTCTCTTTTATCATCATAAATTTTTCCCTCCTCACTGTCATAAATACGATCGCTATCCATCCCCAGAAGATAATCCAGCAGGTAATTGTGATAATTATCTTTTGCTTTCTTTATCAATGAGCTTTTAGGATATTTATTAATAAAATTTTCCCAAATGATCAGTCTTTCGCCTAATTCTTCCCAGGTAATTAAAAGCCCCCCATCCACAGCATAGTTTTCCTTATTGTCTTTTGCCATCTGTGAAATATAAGCACCATAATCGGGAGTCACTTTATTTTTAAAAACAGACTCATAATATCCCGGCAATGAATGAATTTCTGTAAGCCCTTCTCCCATTTCACGGAATTCAAGACCTACTTTATCCAATTCAGCAGCCATTTTCTTTATGTTATCCGGAAGTTGCTGATTTCCAGGTTCAACCGTGTGATAATCAATATATTTATCCAATATCTCAGTTTGTGAATCATTAAAACAATCTGTATACTTCTCTCTGATTTTCACATAATCATCATATACTTTATTGTTTTGTTCCGGAGTATTTCCAGCAATCTCCTGATCTATTTTCGTACGATACCATTGCAAAGCTTTAATATAATCTTCTGTTTTATTTTCTGAAGAACATGCTGTATCAATGGGTTTGTACTGATTCTCTTTGGTTTCGTTTTTAGCAATTGAGTCGTTTGCAGACTTTACTTCAGA from Chryseobacterium indologenes encodes the following:
- a CDS encoding VOC family protein, translated to MKKIFFAGCILAAFLSGFAFKAVTEKEPDNLKRVTGIGGIFFKSKDPQKMREWYKEHLGFEVNEYGSVFEWYQGRDNSKKGFSQWSPFSEKTKYFQPSEKDFMINYRVHDLEKLVEQLKKENVTILDKMETYDYGKFVHIMDLEGNKIELWEPNDIEYEKLGQSMGSKTTK
- the atpD gene encoding F0F1 ATP synthase subunit beta, translating into MANQIKGKISQIIGPVIDVVFNDVEAVPAIYDALEITKENGEKVVLEVEQHIGEDTVRCIAMDATDGLKRGQDVIGYGNPITMPIGEAVNGRLFNVVGDAIDGLQDISKEGGLPIHRPAPKFDQLSTSAEVLFTGIKVIDLVEPYAKGGKIGLFGGAGVGKTVLIQELINNIAKGHGGLSVFAGVGERTREGNDLLREMLESGIIKYGDAFMHSMEEGGWDLSKVDLEAMKDSKAAFVFGQMNEPPGARARVALSGLTLAEYYRDGGESGQGRDVLFFVDNIFRFTQAGSEVSALLGRMPSAVGYQPTLASEMGAMQERITSTKNGSITSVQAVYVPADDLTDPAPATTFAHLDATTVLDRKIASLGIYPAVDPLASTSRILSPEVIGHDHYNCAQRVKEILQRYKSLQDIIAILGMEELSEEDKSVVYRARKVQRFLSQPFHVAEQFTGIPGSLVDIKDTIKGFNMIMDGELDHLPEAAFNLKGTIEEAIEAGQKMLAENA
- a CDS encoding MmcQ/YjbR family DNA-binding protein; amino-acid sequence: MDANEILDYCLAKKAVTESFPFDNETLVLKVDTKMFLLMGLEKQPLSVNVKTDPEWSAELREQYPQITGAYHMNKIHWNSVSVDGLKRDLILKLIDHSYDLVFKSLTKKVQNTINNS
- a CDS encoding bifunctional riboflavin kinase/FAD synthetase translates to MKIFKNFKDYSSQKPLALSLGMFDGVHLGHKSIIDELIKVGTENNLETAILTFWPHPRFVFNPNEDLKLLNTIEEKQQRIEKYSIDNLFLKEFDEEFRNLTGEEFVRQILIDQLNVKYLIIGYDHSFGKNKSGNFELLQKLSKELDFEVEQMEAINIHENNISSTKVRNALLTGNIKEANEMLGYSYPVSGTVVHGKKIGRTIGYPTANIDTESIKLLPKKGAYIVEVEIKGQQYKGMLSIGTNPTVNGEKLTVEVYILDFNKDIYDEKITVRFRDFLHDEIKFEGLEKLIERLDEDKRLTEEFNF
- a CDS encoding phosphatase PAP2 family protein; its protein translation is MKKLRFLLLPMSILVCSQEVDTLQVKEMSPVSDLPKVQTYTLKDGSVRTYPKPKLLDFVTKLPRNFIDTNKDFVAKDHAYYLGGAVASTLILLPFDQKLIDNSRELGERWGMDKDNNYTKVGGVFKIPKDIGSTLYLIGNGSTLVLLGIGFGTYGLIKNDYRAQATASGLMESLILSGVFTQTIKRITGRESPFIAEENGNKGGAWNPFPSFSAFAKNTSNYDAMPSGHLTTFMAGITVIADNYPDARWIKPVGYTLAGALCFQMMQSKVHWASDYPLALLMGYFIGKTISKSRYTSSEGTIGKTKYKFDLMASRQWEYNMVGVKLSF
- a CDS encoding glutathione peroxidase — translated: MKNIFLMLLSFIAFLQSCTNQKSEISQAKTKELMGKTIYDFKVESLDGKEINFADFKGKKILIVNTASECGFTPQYADLEKLYEEYKDKLVIVGFPANNFGGQEPGTNAEIGTFCQKNYGVTFPMAAKVSVKGDDTAPIFKYLTEQDLNGVKNTTILWNFTKFLVDENGKLIDSFVSTTKPTSESITKYLK
- a CDS encoding NAD(P)H-binding protein; amino-acid sequence: MKALVIGATGATGKDLVNQLLNDKAFEEVDIFVRKPVDIENEKLKVHVVNFEKPEEWKAMVKGDVAFSCLGTTLKDAGSKEAQKKVDFNYQYEFAKAARENEVEDYILVSAYGADPKSRIFYSKMKGELEEAVKQLHFNKITIFKPGMLERKNSERTGEVLGSRIIKFANKLGLLESQKPLPTDILAKAMINSSKIKSNGYSSIKLGNIFCFAEKINE
- a CDS encoding T9SS-dependent choice-of-anchor J family protein produces the protein MKNKLLMGAIVFGIQISAQCNPLNLPYTEDFENVTTPALPACSSIENAGSGNDWTTRQGAFTGIDSNALTYKYHSTNDANAWFFTPGLNLVSGVEYKLTYTYSGSGFDEKLKVSYGMSANSSSMTNQLADHPDIADEDAHTETVTFIPGATGVYYMGFNCYSDADQFYLQVDDISVTNSQLSTSEVMSRNNSVKVYPNPFADVISINKVENVQSASIIDISGKLIKTFDKPSSELFVKEIGSGIYMLKLEMKDGSQKVIKIIKK
- a CDS encoding pyridoxal phosphate-dependent aminotransferase, producing the protein MKVSKLAANLIGSEIVKIGNEVNDLKAKGAEIANLTIGDLNSNIYPIPALLKEEIQKAYQNNLTNYPPANGLLSLRKEVSKDLKNRWNLEYSPNDILITAGSRPLIYAVYKTIVDEGDKVVYPTPSWNNNHYAYLTSANAVEVKTKPETNFLPTADDLKPHLDGAVLLALCSPLNPTGTMFTREQLSEICELVIAENKKRGADEKPLYLMYDQIYSNLTFGAEHVDPVSLFPEMKEYTVYIDGISKCLAATGVRVGWGFGPAHIIDKMKALLTHVGAWAPKPEQEATAKFYENPENVNVFVEDFKAKLEESLKVLHGGVQDLKGKGLSVDSIEPMGALYLTIKLNYIGKTKPDGAVIENSSDLVFYLINEAGVALVPFSAFGEDKSEPWFRASVGGLAVDEIKVMLPKLETALNNLK
- a CDS encoding histidine kinase, which codes for MKKIIYLVLFTVTSSLYYGQTAKEIIDKNIELSGGLTNWKLLNSVLLQGKVVLGIKDEYPIKIYQQRPNLTKTIIVIGGKETAIEGFDGNKGYAMNYAANKLQVYPEYVPESFDNDFIDWENKGFDAKYLGKEKVGEIYCHKVELTKNVNKNMYYFDTTTYMLLKEIKKEETVVYSDYKKVGNLTMPFRIESSSPKKDGDYVMMLNRIDINKVFPANIFKF
- the kdsB gene encoding 3-deoxy-manno-octulosonate cytidylyltransferase, giving the protein MKIIAVIPARYEASRFPGKLMQLLGEKTVITTTYQNVVETGLFDEVFVATDSEIILDEITKNGGKAVMTGPHETGSDRIAEAVQNIDCDIVINVQGDEPFLKLEPLKQLIEVFKQDQQQQISLASLKIKLSEKEEIENPNNVKVITDNNGFALYFSRSAIPYHREVSYDVHYFKHIGVYAFRKEALLQFSKLEMKPLEISEKIECIRYLEYGMKIKMIETNFIGVGIDTPEDLEKARKLI